The sequence ATGGTAAAAAAATTACAATTGCTAATTTGCTATCTCATAAAGCTGGATTGTCTGTACACGGATTTGGTGGTTACAAAAAAGGGGAAGAATTGCCTACGACAATACAGATTCTTGATGGACTGAAACCTTCTAATTCTAGCGCAGTTCGTTCTATTTTTGAGCCTTCTACAAAGTTTCAATATTCCGGCGGTGGAACTACGATTTCTCAATTAATCCTTGAAAATACGACAGGAGAAAAGTACGAAGATTATATGCTGAAAAACGTTTTGATTCCACTGGGAATGAACAACAGTTCTTACAATCAACCACCTTCTAAAGACAAAGAAAACTTGCTTGCAACAGCTTATGATAACGGAAAAGAAGTGAAAGGAAAATACCATATTTACCCTGAAAAAGCGGCAGCCGGATTATGGACAAACCCAACAGATTTGGCCAATTACATTATCGAAACCCAATTGTCTTTATTAGGGAAATCAAATAAAATTTTGTCTAAAGAACTATCCGTAAAAAGAGTAGATCATAATCTTGGCGTATTTTTGAATGATTTTAAAGGCACAAAATATTTCGGTCACAGCGGTGGAAATGAAGGTTTTGTTTGTCATTATGTTGGAAGCCTTGAGGATGGAAACGGGATCGTCGTAATGACAAATGGAAGCAATATGAAGCTTGTTGAAGAAATCGTTTCAAGTATTGCAAGTTTGAATCAATGGAAAAATTATCCTTTGGAACCGATTAAAGAATCTATTGCCTTGGCTATCAAAAAAGAATGTGAAAAAATATCGATAAAGGTATTCAACTCTACAAAAATCTTAAGAAAACTCAACTCAATCAATATAATTTCTCTAATGAAGGTGAATTGAATTCTTTAGGCTACAAGTTTTTACAAAACCATAAAATAGATTCTGCCATCAAGATTTTCAGTTTGAATATTTCTGAATTTCCAAATTCAGCAAATGTTTACGACAGTCGTGGTGAAGCTTATTTTAATAAAAAAGAATATTTGACTTCGAGAAAAGATTATCAAAAGGTTTTAGAGCTTGAACCTACAAACCAAAATGCTAAGGAAATGCTTTCAAAGATTGAAGAAATTTTGAAAAAGAAATAATAGTCGTTGAAATTTTCAACGTTAAAAAAAGTATCGGCGGCACCAAAGGTGCCGCCGATACTATCTTATCTTTAGAAAAAATTTACTCAATGAAACTTTCAACCGCTTCACAAAGTCAGCCAGTTTTTTCTGTTATGAATTGTTACTTTTTTATTCTGAACCGTAATAATGCATTCTAAATGAAATTACAATTCTTCCAATGGATTCCAAAATAGTTTTTTGAAATTTTTTATTCTGAAATTTTCCACTTCAATTCCTTCCGCTTCCAATCTTTCTTGAAATTCAGGAACCGATAAAGTTCCAGAGCTCGAAATCACACGATGCGCAGGAACATCTTTCGGACAACCGCCCATCGCTTTTCCCACGTGACGGGAATGATTTGGGAAACCAACTGCTTTGGCAATTGCTCCGTAACTTGTTACTCTTCCTTTAGGAACTAATTTGGTAATTTCCCAGACTTGTTGTTTGAAGATTTCGTTCATTTTCTGATTTAAATGGATATTCAAATGTAAGAAATAAATCATCTTACTCTATACAACAATCTTGTATAGAAAACCTTGACAAAGTTTATAAATGACAAAAAAATGCATCGTTTAATAACTAAAGGATTGTTGTAAAAAGTAACTCTAGTAAGTTTGGCTAAACTAACTTCTAAAATCTAATTTCTAGCCCCTAATACAAC comes from Chryseobacterium sp. 3008163 and encodes:
- a CDS encoding MGMT family protein, giving the protein MNEIFKQQVWEITKLVPKGRVTSYGAIAKAVGFPNHSRHVGKAMGGCPKDVPAHRVISSSGTLSVPEFQERLEAEGIEVENFRIKNFKKLFWNPLEEL
- a CDS encoding serine hydrolase domain-containing protein; this translates as MKKLSLIILLSLSLNTFAQSVNDKIKILENNLNYWDKSKTKKAPLKDRMAFYNANAVSIAVIKDYKIEWVKAYGFADVSEKRVATPQTLFQAASISKSINSLGILKLVQEGNLSLDDDVNNYLKTWKFPYDATSNGKKITIANLLSHKAGLSVHGFGGYKKGEELPTTIQILDGLKPSNSSAVRSIFEPSTKFQYSGGGTTISQLILENTTGEKYEDYMLKNVLIPLGMNNSSYNQPPSKDKENLLATAYDNGKEVKGKYHIYPEKAAAGLWTNPTDLANYIIETQLSLLGKSNKILSKELSVKRVDHNLGVFLNDFKGTKYFGHSGGNEGFVCHYVGSLEDGNGIVVMTNGSNMKLVEEIVSSIASLNQWKNYPLEPIKESIALAIKKECEKISIKVFNSTKILRKLNSINIISLMKVN
- a CDS encoding tetratricopeptide repeat protein, yielding MNSLGYKFLQNHKIDSAIKIFSLNISEFPNSANVYDSRGEAYFNKKEYLTSRKDYQKVLELEPTNQNAKEMLSKIEEILKKK